The proteins below are encoded in one region of Gadus macrocephalus chromosome 14, ASM3116895v1:
- the LOC132472549 gene encoding lamin-L(III)-like isoform X1 — MASATSTPATSSSTSRATRSVGRRGPSGDGLPESGISPTRISRIQEKDSLRHLNDRLANYIHRVQELENERSSMLLLLEEKEDTTSREMGNVRRLYDVELSDVRKSLDELANERARWQMECGSVKEEHRKLQVRNQKKEADLVHAVTQWRSVEAALRSKDTEFTRVLGDNKTLTHDVAELQEQLDNVEAVLRETQTQLSSEVLRRVDLVNRMQSLKEQLDLQRNISDQEILDVRSRHESRIVEVESGRRREFESKLADTMQRLRQDHDLQVQQYKEELERNFTTKLENAQQSMLEKDGMASSNRDEMTTTKLRVETLGSQLRQYQKEKGLLEARVQDLERTLDSERGSWHQRLSQKEQELADLRSQLFGQLEEYESLLDVKLALDMEINAYRKMLEVEEQRLKLSPSPSQHVAGAAQATRERSSRRVRGKKRKHEGTSGSSPAYKMSTHAASRGSMSVAEVDPEGNYVVLKNDSPEEQPLGGWVVRRTQPDSGDISFHIPPDYTLPGGSTLTIWATGVEAGLEDLILQGHRSWGPVTNTRVILLNPEQEEMAERRLVCGQRRADEERELEYDEECVAGSNIQHFRRQPKRKKKKCCSVS, encoded by the exons ATGGCTTCTGCTACCTCCACCCCGGCCACTTCATCCTCCACTAGCCGAGCCACGCGCTCCGTGGGCCGGCGCGGCCCCTCCGGTGACGGCCTCCCAGAATCCGGCATCAGTCCCACACGCATCTCCCGCATCCAGGAGAAGGATAGTCTTCGTCACCTCAACGATCGCCTCGCAAATTACATACATCGTGTGCAAGAGTTGGAAAATGAGAGGTCTTCTATGCTGCTACTGctcgaggagaaggaggacactACGTCCCGGGAGATGGGCAATGTCCGGCGGTTGTACGACGTGGAGTTATCCGACGTCCGGAAGTCACTGGACGAATTGGCCAACGAGAGGGCCCGGTGGCAAATGGAGTGTGGGAGTGTGAAGGAAGAACATAGGAAACTACAAGTCAG GAACCAGAAGAAGGAGGCTGACCTGGTCCACGCCGTGACCCAGTGGCGGAGCGTGGAGGCGGCCCTCCGCTCCAAGGACACAGAGTTCACCAGGGTGCTGGGTGACAACAAGACGCTGACCCACGACGTCGCCGAGCTTCAAGAACAGCTGGACAAT gtggagGCTGTGCTCCGGGAGACCCAGACCCAGCTGAGCTCGGAGGTTCTGAGGAGGGTGGACCTGGTGAACCGCATGCAGTCCCTCAAAGAGCAGCTCGACCTGCAGAGGAACATCAGCGACCAG GAGATCCTGGACGTCAGGAGCAGACATGAAAGCCGCATCGTCGAGGTGGAGTCGGGCCGAAGGAGGGAGTTTGAGAGCAAGCTGGCCGACACCATGCAGCGTCTCCGCCAGGACCACGACCTCCAGGTCCAGCAGTacaaggaggagctggagcgcaACTTCACCACAAAG CTGGAGAATGCCCAGCAGTCGATGCTGGAGAAGGACGGCATGGCGTCCTCCAACCGAGATGAGATGACCACCACCAAGCTCCGGGTGGAGACCCTGGGGTCTCAGCTCAGACAGTACCAGAAGGAG aaaggccTGCTGGAGGCCCGCGTGCAGGACCTGGAGCGGACCCTGGACTCGGAGCGAGGCTCCTGGCACCAGCGGCTGAGCCAGAAGGAGCAGGAGCTGGCGGACCTGCGCTCCCAGCTGTTCGGCCAGCTGGAGGAGTACGAGAGCCTGCTGGACGTCAAGCTGGCCCTCGACATGGAGATCAACGCCTACCGCAAgatgctggaggtggaggagcagag GCTCAAGCTGTCGCCCAGTCCCTCTCAGCACGTGGCGGGGGCGGCGCAGGCCACGCGGGAGCGCTCCTCTCGCCGTGTCCGGGGCAAAAAGCGCAAACACGAGGGCACGTCGGGCAGCTCTCCGGCCTACAAGATGTCGACGCACGCGGCGTCGCGCGGCAGCATGAGCGTGGCGGAGGTGGACCCCGAGGGGAACTACGTGGTGCTGAAGAACGACTCCCCGGAG GAGCAGCCACTAGGGGGATGGGTAGTCCGCAGAACTCAGCCAGACTCTGGGGACATCTCCTTCCACATCCCTCCTGACTACACGCTACCTGGGGGTAGCACACTCACT ATCTGGGCCACAGGGGTGGAAGCTGGCCTGGAGGACCTGATTCTCCAGGGCCACCGGAGCTGGGGGCCAGTCACAAACACCCGAGTGATCCTTCTCAACCCAGAACAAGAG GAGATGGCGGAGCGCAGGCTGGTGTGCGGGCAGCGAAGAGCGGACGAGGAACGGGAGCTGGAGTATGACGAGGAGTGTGTCGCGGGAAGCAACATCCAGCACTTCaggagacag ccaaagaggaaaaaaaagaaatgttgctCTGTGTCGTGA
- the sh3gl3a gene encoding endophilin-A3a isoform X1, whose translation MEMERKIEVTNKSVFDLLSKTTEYLQPNPASRAKLGMLNTMSKMRGQVKTTGYPQTEDLLGDCMLRYGQELGEDSVFGSALMDMGKAMRQLGDVKDGLDINVKQNFIDPLQNFQEKDLKEITHHLKKMEGRRLDFDYKKKRHGKMPDEEIRLAVDKFEESKDLAERSMFNFFENDVEQMTQLSALIEAALEYHRQSTHILEELSGNLQQRIATANSRPKRVFKPKPLLSTFDSYDGSQHNGLSYSSSIKTTDNQISQTINGKNHHITSTPLSWPDSPATNGTSHLSEVPDQPCCRSLYNFQPENAGELGFKEGDLIILTNQIDENWYEGMISGESGFFPINYVDVIVPLPQ comes from the exons atggagatggagaga aaAATTGAGGTCACCAACAAGTCTGTGTTTGACCTCTTGTCCAAAACGACGGAATACCTCCAGCCTAATCCAG CCTCGAGAGCCAAGCTTGGCATGCTGAACACAATGTCTAAGATGCGCGGGCAGGTGAAGACCACTGGCTACCCCCAGACAGAGGACCTGTTGGGGGACTGCATGCTGCGCTACGGCCAGGAGCTGGGAGAGGACTCTGTCTTCG GCAGTGCACTGATGGACATGGGCAAGGCCATGAGGCAGCTGGGCGACGTGAAGGACGGGCTGGACATCAACGTCAAGCAGAACTTCATCGACCCGCTGCAGAACTTCCAGGAAAAGGACCTCAAGGAGATCACG CACCACCTGAAGAAGATGGAGGGCCGGCGGTTAGACTTCGACTACAAGAAGAAGCGGCACGGCAAGATGCCCGACGAGGAGATCCGCCTGGCGGTGGACAAGTTTGAGGAGAGCAAAGACCTGGCGGAGAGGAgcatgttcaactttttcgagAATGAC GTGGAGCAGATGACCCAGTTGTCTGCGTTGATCGAGGCCGCACTAGAATACCATCGACAGTCCACCCACATCCTGGAAGAACTCAGTGGGAATCTACAACAGAG GATAGCTACAGCCAACAGCCGGCCCAAGCGCGTGTTCAAACCAAAGCCCCTCCTGAGCACCTTCGACAGCTACGACGGCAGCCAACACAACGGATTGTCTTACAGCTCCTCCATCAAGACGACAG ATAACCAGATCAGCCAGACAATCAATGGGAAAA ACCAtcacatcacctccacccctctgtcCTGGCCTGACAGCCCGGCAACTAACGGCACCTCCCAcc TGTCCGAGGTGCCCGACCAGCCGTGCTGCCGCTCGCTGTACAACTTTCAGCCGGAGAACGCGGGCGAGCTGGGCTTCAAGGAGGGCGacctcatcatcctcaccaACCAGATTGACGAGAACTGGTACGAGGGCATGATCAGTGGCGAGTCCGGCTTCTTCCCCATCAACTACGTCGACGTCATCGTCCCCTTGCCCCAGTGA
- the gjd6 gene encoding gap junction protein delta 6 → MTEWTLLKRLLDAVHQHSTMIGRLWLTVMVIFRLLVVAVATEDVYADEQEMFVCNTLQPGCATVCYDAFAPISQPRFWVFHIISVSTPSLCFIIYTWHNLSKLPHRTGHRPRPGPDHVPREAGGREGARDGGQEAYDRSCDSDSCSIRSHKHLGHSVADVLEGLVAQGLQKLDPGEAGPPARPQPRDYREADAEPPRVPEGVLSKCYVFHVCVRAVLEVGFVTAQWMLFGFRVPVHFLCPSAPCTQPVDCYVSRPTEKTIFLLFMFCVGVFCILLNLLELNHLGWKKIRTVAKLRETGSWEARPARRAGYVALPPGSPSLASTLGFRDVTSTTSLPTLDLVVGHQPDWTCAGNCTLFGATGPGTEAEPRPPGRPEGVRKEGQPLRIKRENRGPKQHSAEVWI, encoded by the coding sequence ATGACGGAGTGGACGCTGCTGAAGCGCCTGCTGGACGCCGTCCACCAGCACTCCACCATGATCGGCCGGCTCTGGCTCACCGTCATGGTGATCTTCCggctgctggtggtggcggtggccaCGGAGGACGTGTACGCCGACGAGCAGGAGATGTTCGTGTGCAACACCCTGCAGCCGGGCTGCGCCACCGTGTGCTACGACGCCTTCGCCCCCATCTCGCAGCCCCGCTTCTGGGTCTTCCACATCATCAGCGTGTCCACGCCCTCGCTCTGCTTCATCATCTACACCTGGCACAACCTCTCCAAGCTGCCCCACCGCACGGGACACAGGCCCAGGCCGGGGCCCGACCACGTCCCCAGGGAGGCAGGGGGCCGGGAAGGCGCGAGGGACGGCGGGCAGGAGGCCTACGACCGGAGCTGCGACTCGGACAGCTGTTCCATCCGCTCGCACAAGCACCTGGGTCACAGCGTGGCCGACGTGCTGGAGGGCCTGGTCGCTCAGGGCCTCCAGAAGCTGGACCCCGGGGAGGCGGGCCCCCCGGCCCGGCCCCAGCCTCGAGATTACAGGGAGGCCGACGCGGAGCCCCCGAGGGTCCCCGAAGGGGTCCTCTCCAAGTGTTACGTCTTCCACGTGTGCGTGCGGGCCGTCCTGGAGGTGGGCTTCGTGACGGCCCAGTGGATGCTGTTCGGCTTCCGGGTGCCCGTGCACTTCCTGTGCCCGTCGGCACCCTGCACCCAGCCGGTGGACTGCTACGTGTCCCGGCCCACGGAGAAGACCATCTTCCTGCTCTTCATGTTCTGCGTGGGGGTGTTCTGCATCCTGCTCAACCTGCTGGAGCTCAACCACCTGGGCTGGAAGAAGATCCGCACGGTGGCCAAGCTCCGGGAGACGGGGTCCTGGGAGGCTCGCCCCGCGAGGAGGGCGGGCTACGTGGCCTTACCCCCGGGAAGCCCCTCGCTCGCGTCCACGCTGGGCTTCAGGGACGTGACCAGCACCACGTCCCTCCCCACCCTGGACCTGGTGGTGGGGCACCAGCCCGACTGGACGTGCGCAGGGAACTGCACCCTGTTCGGGGCCACCGGGCCGGGCACGGAGGCCGAGCCGCGGCCGCCCGGGAGGCCAGAGGGTGTGAGGAAGGAGGGACAGCCGCTGAGGATTAAGAGAGAGAACCGGGGACCCAAGCAGCACAGTGCTGAAGTGTGGATATGA
- the sh3gl3a gene encoding endophilin-A3a isoform X2 — translation MEMERKIEVTNKSVFDLLSKTTEYLQPNPASRAKLGMLNTMSKMRGQVKTTGYPQTEDLLGDCMLRYGQELGEDSVFGSALMDMGKAMRQLGDVKDGLDINVKQNFIDPLQNFQEKDLKEITHHLKKMEGRRLDFDYKKKRHGKMPDEEIRLAVDKFEESKDLAERSMFNFFENDVEQMTQLSALIEAALEYHRQSTHILEELSGNLQQRIATANSRPKRVFKPKPLLSTFDSYDGSQHNGLSYSSSIKTTDNQISQTINGKMSEVPDQPCCRSLYNFQPENAGELGFKEGDLIILTNQIDENWYEGMISGESGFFPINYVDVIVPLPQ, via the exons atggagatggagaga aaAATTGAGGTCACCAACAAGTCTGTGTTTGACCTCTTGTCCAAAACGACGGAATACCTCCAGCCTAATCCAG CCTCGAGAGCCAAGCTTGGCATGCTGAACACAATGTCTAAGATGCGCGGGCAGGTGAAGACCACTGGCTACCCCCAGACAGAGGACCTGTTGGGGGACTGCATGCTGCGCTACGGCCAGGAGCTGGGAGAGGACTCTGTCTTCG GCAGTGCACTGATGGACATGGGCAAGGCCATGAGGCAGCTGGGCGACGTGAAGGACGGGCTGGACATCAACGTCAAGCAGAACTTCATCGACCCGCTGCAGAACTTCCAGGAAAAGGACCTCAAGGAGATCACG CACCACCTGAAGAAGATGGAGGGCCGGCGGTTAGACTTCGACTACAAGAAGAAGCGGCACGGCAAGATGCCCGACGAGGAGATCCGCCTGGCGGTGGACAAGTTTGAGGAGAGCAAAGACCTGGCGGAGAGGAgcatgttcaactttttcgagAATGAC GTGGAGCAGATGACCCAGTTGTCTGCGTTGATCGAGGCCGCACTAGAATACCATCGACAGTCCACCCACATCCTGGAAGAACTCAGTGGGAATCTACAACAGAG GATAGCTACAGCCAACAGCCGGCCCAAGCGCGTGTTCAAACCAAAGCCCCTCCTGAGCACCTTCGACAGCTACGACGGCAGCCAACACAACGGATTGTCTTACAGCTCCTCCATCAAGACGACAG ATAACCAGATCAGCCAGACAATCAATGGGAAAA TGTCCGAGGTGCCCGACCAGCCGTGCTGCCGCTCGCTGTACAACTTTCAGCCGGAGAACGCGGGCGAGCTGGGCTTCAAGGAGGGCGacctcatcatcctcaccaACCAGATTGACGAGAACTGGTACGAGGGCATGATCAGTGGCGAGTCCGGCTTCTTCCCCATCAACTACGTCGACGTCATCGTCCCCTTGCCCCAGTGA
- the zgc:158785 gene encoding E3 ubiquitin-protein ligase MARCHF3, whose protein sequence is MTPNLADMTPEQLAAPWEQGEDESEVKVLLGEGLEAELNNDNQEVTYHQGGESTCWQPRTLNDSDEPFCRICHEGGSSGELVSPCECSGTLAMVHRACLERWLASSNSSHCELCRYQFSLERLPKPLTEWLRSPSMQHQRRTLCGDVVCFLFITPLATLSGWLCVQGALDLHHTNGYESLGLLVLTLALFTIYIFWTMVSVRYHIHLFQTWKLTDQRVRLQIPPPSGSKHSHMAVIACPFSKDTSKETMV, encoded by the exons ATGACTCCCAACTTGGCAGACATGACACCCGAACAGCTCGCAGCGCCATGGGAACAGGGAGAAGACGAGAGCGAGGTGAAGGTTCTGCTAGGGGAggggctggaggcggagctAAACAACGACAATCAAGAAGTTACCTACCACCAAGGAGGAGAGAGCACCTGCTGGCAACCTAGAACCTTAAACGACAG TGACGAGCCGTTCTGCAGGATCTGCCACGAGGGAGGGAGCTCTGGGGAGCTGGTGTCCCCGTGCGAGTGCTCCGGCACCCTGGCCATGGTTCACCGTGCCTGCCTCGAGCGCTGGCTCGCCTCGTCCAACAGCAGCCACTGTGAACTCTGCCGCTACCAGTTCTCCCTGGAACGGCTGCCCAAGCCGCTCACAGAG tGGCTGCGCTCTCCGTCCATGCAACACCAGCGCAGAACCCTGTGTGGCGATGTGGTGTgcttcctcttcatcaccccACTGGCCACCCTGTCAGGCTGGCTGTGTGTCCAGGGAGCCCTGGACCTCCACCACACCAACGGGTACGAGTCCCTGGGACTACTGGTCCTGACCCTAGCCCTCTTCACCATCTACATCTTCTGGACCATG GTGTCCGTGCGCTACCACATCCACCTCTTCCAGACATGGAAACTAACCGACCAGAGGGTTCGACTGCAGATCCCCCCGCCATCGGGCTCTAAACACAGTCACATGGCAGTCATCGCCTGCCCCTTCAGCAAGGACACCAGCAAAGAGACTATGGTGTGA
- the LOC132472549 gene encoding lamin-L(III)-like isoform X2, translating into MASATSTPATSSSTSRATRSVGRRGPSGDGLPESGISPTRISRIQEKDSLRHLNDRLANYIHRVQELENERSSMLLLLEEKEDTTSREMGNVRRLYDVELSDVRKSLDELANERARWQMECGSVKEEHRKLQVRNQKKEADLVHAVTQWRSVEAALRSKDTEFTRVLGDNKTLTHDVAELQEQLDNVEAVLRETQTQLSSEVLRRVDLVNRMQSLKEQLDLQRNISDQEILDVRSRHESRIVEVESGRRREFESKLADTMQRLRQDHDLQVQQYKEELERNFTTKLENAQQSMLEKDGMASSNRDEMTTTKLRVETLGSQLRQYQKEKGLLEARVQDLERTLDSERGSWHQRLSQKEQELADLRSQLFGQLEEYESLLDVKLALDMEINAYRKMLEVEEQRLKLSPSPSQHVAGAAQATRERSSRRVRGKKRKHEGTSGSSPAYKMSTHAASRGSMSVAEVDPEGNYVVLKNDSPEEQPLGGWVVRRTQPDSGDISFHIPPDYTLPGGSTLTIWATGVEAGLEDLILQGHRSWGPVTNTRVILLNPEQEEMAERRLVCGQRRADEERELEYDEECVAGSNIQHFRRQELSKEASCSLM; encoded by the exons ATGGCTTCTGCTACCTCCACCCCGGCCACTTCATCCTCCACTAGCCGAGCCACGCGCTCCGTGGGCCGGCGCGGCCCCTCCGGTGACGGCCTCCCAGAATCCGGCATCAGTCCCACACGCATCTCCCGCATCCAGGAGAAGGATAGTCTTCGTCACCTCAACGATCGCCTCGCAAATTACATACATCGTGTGCAAGAGTTGGAAAATGAGAGGTCTTCTATGCTGCTACTGctcgaggagaaggaggacactACGTCCCGGGAGATGGGCAATGTCCGGCGGTTGTACGACGTGGAGTTATCCGACGTCCGGAAGTCACTGGACGAATTGGCCAACGAGAGGGCCCGGTGGCAAATGGAGTGTGGGAGTGTGAAGGAAGAACATAGGAAACTACAAGTCAG GAACCAGAAGAAGGAGGCTGACCTGGTCCACGCCGTGACCCAGTGGCGGAGCGTGGAGGCGGCCCTCCGCTCCAAGGACACAGAGTTCACCAGGGTGCTGGGTGACAACAAGACGCTGACCCACGACGTCGCCGAGCTTCAAGAACAGCTGGACAAT gtggagGCTGTGCTCCGGGAGACCCAGACCCAGCTGAGCTCGGAGGTTCTGAGGAGGGTGGACCTGGTGAACCGCATGCAGTCCCTCAAAGAGCAGCTCGACCTGCAGAGGAACATCAGCGACCAG GAGATCCTGGACGTCAGGAGCAGACATGAAAGCCGCATCGTCGAGGTGGAGTCGGGCCGAAGGAGGGAGTTTGAGAGCAAGCTGGCCGACACCATGCAGCGTCTCCGCCAGGACCACGACCTCCAGGTCCAGCAGTacaaggaggagctggagcgcaACTTCACCACAAAG CTGGAGAATGCCCAGCAGTCGATGCTGGAGAAGGACGGCATGGCGTCCTCCAACCGAGATGAGATGACCACCACCAAGCTCCGGGTGGAGACCCTGGGGTCTCAGCTCAGACAGTACCAGAAGGAG aaaggccTGCTGGAGGCCCGCGTGCAGGACCTGGAGCGGACCCTGGACTCGGAGCGAGGCTCCTGGCACCAGCGGCTGAGCCAGAAGGAGCAGGAGCTGGCGGACCTGCGCTCCCAGCTGTTCGGCCAGCTGGAGGAGTACGAGAGCCTGCTGGACGTCAAGCTGGCCCTCGACATGGAGATCAACGCCTACCGCAAgatgctggaggtggaggagcagag GCTCAAGCTGTCGCCCAGTCCCTCTCAGCACGTGGCGGGGGCGGCGCAGGCCACGCGGGAGCGCTCCTCTCGCCGTGTCCGGGGCAAAAAGCGCAAACACGAGGGCACGTCGGGCAGCTCTCCGGCCTACAAGATGTCGACGCACGCGGCGTCGCGCGGCAGCATGAGCGTGGCGGAGGTGGACCCCGAGGGGAACTACGTGGTGCTGAAGAACGACTCCCCGGAG GAGCAGCCACTAGGGGGATGGGTAGTCCGCAGAACTCAGCCAGACTCTGGGGACATCTCCTTCCACATCCCTCCTGACTACACGCTACCTGGGGGTAGCACACTCACT ATCTGGGCCACAGGGGTGGAAGCTGGCCTGGAGGACCTGATTCTCCAGGGCCACCGGAGCTGGGGGCCAGTCACAAACACCCGAGTGATCCTTCTCAACCCAGAACAAGAG GAGATGGCGGAGCGCAGGCTGGTGTGCGGGCAGCGAAGAGCGGACGAGGAACGGGAGCTGGAGTATGACGAGGAGTGTGTCGCGGGAAGCAACATCCAGCACTTCaggagacag GAGCTCTCCAAGGAGGCCAGCTGTTCTCTGATGTAA